The Candidatus Poribacteria bacterium genome has a window encoding:
- a CDS encoding Crp/Fnr family transcriptional regulator: MVTQQKIPERFWCVKQIDIFRDLAEDDANALERITTFKQLKHEDAISTEGVYLLKEGRVKIYETPPEGEAITLDVLESGEIFGAVEWEERHRNVTAEVLTEATVGVVSAKNFQFFLKRKPHLALPSRKTFGSFVKWYPHRGSGKSGKLNLLISRQKPRRRMTNPLLNIAFRSPASRLALLLQNCADTPKQGRANATHGSQCTLRKLPTRKLARLIGSSVENMEALLNQFKQHGIIEKRYRRIQILDPWQLKKIANARMETLPPKTVESQENTQTYEQEEPLFAARPTDGR; encoded by the coding sequence ATGGTGACACAACAAAAAATTCCAGAGAGATTCTGGTGCGTGAAACAGATAGACATCTTCCGCGATCTCGCTGAGGACGACGCAAACGCTCTCGAGCGGATAACGACCTTCAAACAACTGAAACATGAAGATGCCATTTCTACCGAAGGGGTCTACCTGCTGAAGGAGGGACGCGTCAAAATCTATGAAACACCGCCTGAAGGCGAGGCGATCACTTTAGACGTGTTAGAATCCGGCGAGATTTTTGGGGCAGTTGAATGGGAGGAGAGACATCGGAACGTCACCGCTGAGGTGCTTACAGAAGCGACTGTCGGGGTTGTCTCCGCGAAGAATTTCCAGTTCTTTTTGAAACGGAAACCGCATTTAGCATTGCCATCACGGAAAACATTTGGCAGTTTCGTGAAGTGGTACCCACACCGGGGTTCGGGGAAGTCAGGAAAGCTTAATCTCTTAATTTCGCGTCAAAAACCGCGTCGGAGAATGACAAACCCGTTGCTAAACATCGCGTTCCGAAGCCCTGCATCTCGACTCGCCCTTCTGCTACAAAACTGCGCCGATACCCCAAAACAGGGTCGTGCGAATGCCACGCACGGTTCGCAGTGCACGCTACGTAAACTTCCGACAAGGAAGTTGGCGAGACTCATTGGTAGTTCGGTTGAAAACATGGAAGCACTCCTAAATCAGTTCAAACAACACGGAATAATTGAGAAACGGTATCGGCGGATCCAGATACTTGACCCGTGGCAACTCAAAAAGATTGCTAACGCAAGGATGGAAACACTACCGCCCAAAACCGTCGAAAGTCAAGAGAATACCCAAACTTATGAGCAAGAAGAACCCTTATTTGCAGCTCGACCAACAGATGGTCGGTGA
- a CDS encoding trypsin-like peptidase domain-containing protein: MIHSRYRYSCIVLLSLIASIPVGVFCPRAYSAEFSRTAAQDTVTASRRTAIVTAVENASPAVANISAVREQRTSFDDWFWGEIPITRPRSLREVGSGVIVDQKGHILTNYHMIEDADSITVTLSDGREFAAQVVGYDYLSDLALLEVDTGNVSLPEIEWGDSESLLIGEWVVAIGNPFGLSTGNAQPTVTVGIVSATQRALTVDNRYHEDLIQTDASINPGNSGGALVNIYGQLIGINTVIRSTSGGSQGVGFAIPVNKARRVLKQITEYGSVIPPDLALEAQPITEGLAEKLSISRNTGILVSEIEKRGPVAGAGIKRGDVIVSISGQRIKSEGDFDALTRLLPLNQPVQCEFIRRGKKRQTEFTLKTLQWSYTPPGWGLTVAQPDKEMARKYEQPGVIVTHIEKDSGLTNALRRGDFIYQIDNTRIHSLEIFKIVDDYIRDQSRTEIYFERDGVHRVIPVAFNRNNRRR, translated from the coding sequence ATGATACATTCACGTTATCGCTATAGCTGCATTGTCCTGCTGTCATTGATTGCTTCAATACCCGTGGGAGTGTTTTGTCCCCGTGCCTACAGTGCAGAATTCAGCCGGACGGCTGCACAAGACACAGTCACAGCATCGCGACGCACTGCGATTGTAACAGCGGTGGAAAACGCGAGTCCTGCGGTCGCTAATATCAGTGCCGTGCGTGAACAACGAACTTCATTTGACGATTGGTTTTGGGGTGAAATTCCTATCACTCGTCCGCGTTCGCTTCGAGAAGTCGGTTCTGGAGTCATTGTTGACCAAAAAGGGCATATCCTTACAAACTATCACATGATTGAGGACGCAGATAGCATCACTGTCACGTTGTCCGATGGACGGGAATTTGCGGCACAAGTCGTCGGATATGATTACCTTTCAGATCTTGCACTATTGGAGGTTGATACAGGAAATGTTTCCCTGCCAGAGATCGAATGGGGAGATTCAGAATCCCTTTTGATTGGTGAATGGGTCGTTGCGATTGGGAATCCTTTTGGACTATCCACCGGAAACGCTCAACCCACAGTCACAGTTGGCATCGTGAGTGCAACGCAGCGTGCCCTCACTGTCGATAACCGTTATCATGAAGATCTGATTCAGACAGATGCCTCGATTAATCCGGGGAACAGCGGTGGTGCATTAGTAAACATATACGGGCAGCTTATCGGTATAAACACTGTCATTCGTTCAACCAGTGGTGGCTCGCAAGGTGTCGGTTTCGCCATTCCAGTCAACAAAGCAAGAAGGGTCCTTAAACAGATTACCGAGTACGGCAGCGTCATCCCACCCGACCTTGCCTTGGAAGCACAACCTATAACCGAGGGATTGGCAGAGAAGTTGTCGATATCGCGCAATACTGGGATTTTGGTATCCGAAATAGAGAAACGGGGTCCTGTTGCTGGCGCGGGTATTAAACGGGGAGATGTCATCGTATCCATTTCAGGACAACGGATAAAGAGCGAAGGAGATTTTGACGCGCTTACGCGTTTGCTTCCGCTCAATCAACCTGTCCAGTGTGAGTTCATCCGGCGTGGTAAAAAGCGGCAGACTGAATTTACACTGAAAACCCTACAATGGAGTTACACGCCTCCCGGATGGGGTTTAACGGTTGCCCAGCCTGACAAAGAGATGGCACGTAAATATGAGCAGCCCGGCGTTATTGTCACACACATTGAAAAAGACAGTGGGTTGACGAACGCGCTGAGGCGTGGGGATTTCATCTACCAAATCGACAATACCCGAATTCATTCGCTTGAAATCTTTAAAATTGTGGATGATTATATCCGCGACCAAAGTAGGACGGAAATCTATTTTGAGCGAGACGGTGTCCATAGAGTCATCCCTGTCGCTTTTAATAGAAACAATCGGCGGAGATAA
- a CDS encoding M28 family peptidase has translation MSKKNPYLQLDQQMVGDIYTSQEVMDNLTVLCDEYGARFAGTPEEHAAANFIADCFKRYGLQNVRLEDYPYAGWTRGTAMLEVIEPIRRTLHCISLPYCPAGDMTTELVSAGYGSPDEYSALGNATNKLVMAKSASPPDLGRWVHRKEKFERAVLAGASGFIFVSEHPGVGPETGSLQNDRPAPIPGISVCKEDGEFLARLMARGNGTVTLKLQTTDVNEPRTSWNVVADLPGHENSEEMVVVGCHYDGHDISQGAHDPASGMVSVIEAARVLSTYAADSLKHTVRFIAFGTEEIGLTGAFRYVDAHASELDNIRFMLNMDAAGGASRKGIVLHHWDTLGPFFNDAREQMHAEMPVGQKVHSYSDHFPFFLKGVPSSHMGDPDAAPAGRGFGHTAYDTLDKVELANLRAASATGARIALRCANADDFPAKRRDAATVQEIVDTDPGLEGYRISLKLTSG, from the coding sequence ATGAGCAAGAAGAACCCTTATTTGCAGCTCGACCAACAGATGGTCGGTGACATCTATACTTCGCAAGAAGTGATGGACAATCTAACAGTCTTATGTGATGAATACGGTGCCCGGTTCGCTGGAACGCCGGAGGAGCATGCGGCTGCAAACTTTATTGCAGATTGTTTCAAACGATATGGACTCCAAAACGTCAGACTTGAGGATTATCCCTATGCAGGTTGGACACGCGGCACAGCGATGCTTGAGGTGATTGAACCGATTCGCCGAACATTACACTGTATTTCGCTACCCTATTGCCCCGCTGGCGATATGACCACTGAGCTTGTCTCTGCGGGATACGGTAGCCCTGACGAATATAGTGCCCTCGGTAATGCCACCAACAAATTGGTTATGGCGAAAAGTGCCTCACCGCCCGATCTTGGAAGATGGGTACATCGCAAGGAGAAATTTGAACGCGCCGTACTCGCTGGAGCGAGTGGGTTCATTTTTGTGAGTGAACATCCCGGTGTCGGTCCTGAGACGGGAAGCCTTCAAAACGACAGACCCGCGCCTATCCCCGGCATATCCGTTTGCAAGGAGGATGGCGAATTCTTGGCGCGGTTGATGGCACGCGGAAACGGGACGGTGACGTTAAAACTTCAGACGACGGATGTCAACGAACCCCGTACCTCATGGAACGTCGTCGCCGATTTGCCAGGGCACGAAAATAGCGAAGAGATGGTGGTTGTTGGTTGCCACTACGATGGACACGATATCTCACAAGGTGCGCACGATCCAGCGTCAGGGATGGTGTCTGTCATAGAAGCGGCGCGTGTCCTCTCTACCTACGCCGCTGATTCGCTCAAGCACACCGTCCGGTTTATCGCCTTTGGCACCGAAGAAATAGGGCTTACGGGTGCATTTCGTTATGTCGATGCACATGCCTCCGAGTTAGACAACATTCGGTTCATGCTCAATATGGACGCAGCAGGTGGAGCGAGTCGTAAAGGTATCGTCCTCCATCACTGGGACACGTTGGGACCTTTCTTTAACGATGCGCGCGAGCAGATGCACGCCGAAATGCCGGTTGGACAAAAGGTGCATTCTTACTCTGACCATTTTCCATTTTTTCTCAAGGGTGTGCCCTCAAGCCACATGGGTGACCCGGATGCTGCACCCGCGGGTAGGGGGTTCGGTCATACCGCTTATGATACGTTAGACAAGGTAGAATTAGCGAATCTGCGCGCTGCCAGTGCAACGGGTGCGAGGATAGCCCTCCGATGTGCCAACGCGGATGATTTTCCTGCGAAACGACGGGACGCAGCGACGGTTCAAGAAATCGTTGATACGGATCCAGGGTTAGAGGGGTATCGGATTTCGCTGAAGTTGACAAGCGGATAA
- a CDS encoding N-6 DNA methylase, with amino-acid sequence MNEAHARVRINSMIESAGFKTHNYIDSDPSVGYEHDVRNLMMRERLNRAGKVPDYHFYEPNSATPMAFLEAKRFQGVKLDDALKQAMEYATIACDSNTPPMIVFASDGIQVRSQHADGSELTLNNYPIDYIPSPVLMRELVATPTATQGQAINSVKSIIKLFEKVSGLMRSDGIDAGMNRLREFCALLFIKIMSERGNPSAREKWNRLSSVTGQNLISGYRDIHQDYRDTYGGIFLTSQLNNPVILEQIISTLTPINFTNSAIDIKGEAFEYFLAEYNAGEKSELGQHFTPRHITTMMATLLSPQTGEKILDPFCGTGGMLISVYSHIRMGLNTENTDFSDKLHELQGETLYGNDISGGASSLAKMNMIILGDGQSNIQRTDSFDNLERHVYDKVITNIPFNLKGTINVQQVLPFVKASGMSLSDYNSMCVVKCIESLKPGGSAAIVLPLTFCHSPEYRQIRDYIARKSKIRACIRLPEKTFISYTAAQTAILIVDDAHRRQTSDFSYIHLKSDGMSQDKKREPVPENDMRDLLEYISENRIHETPGAVQMRYSNAGSFLEFQQLFGTNENVWKLEELLILKDAKHGLESDKLYAEPGLDSQSNLVRVKGNLRLGRNIKAEKVIAEEGDLIIGTLHTNNGNGLFAVADREYICTSQIVATIRAEVVPPEYLIQALRTEFPRQLIPTDLVGRENFTTKQILNVLIPKPDTKELAEMYSVQKSIEKLKSRLDENKQKIGELLDKIS; translated from the coding sequence ATGAATGAGGCACATGCAAGAGTTCGTATCAATTCAATGATTGAATCTGCCGGGTTCAAAACACATAATTACATTGATTCCGACCCATCAGTTGGCTATGAACATGATGTTCGTAATCTTATGATGCGTGAACGACTAAACAGGGCAGGCAAAGTTCCGGACTATCATTTCTATGAACCAAATTCTGCTACACCTATGGCGTTTTTAGAAGCAAAGCGGTTTCAAGGTGTTAAATTGGATGATGCCCTTAAGCAGGCGATGGAATATGCAACGATTGCTTGTGACAGTAACACGCCACCTATGATAGTCTTTGCCTCAGATGGCATACAAGTCCGTTCACAACATGCCGATGGCAGCGAGTTAACGTTGAATAACTACCCTATAGACTATATCCCTTCGCCTGTGCTTATGCGCGAGTTAGTCGCTACTCCCACAGCTACACAAGGGCAAGCGATTAACAGTGTCAAAAGTATCATAAAATTGTTTGAAAAGGTATCAGGGCTAATGCGATCTGATGGTATAGATGCGGGGATGAATAGGCTTAGGGAATTCTGTGCCTTGCTTTTTATCAAGATTATGAGTGAAAGAGGCAATCCATCTGCGCGTGAAAAATGGAATCGCCTTTCGTCTGTCACCGGACAGAATTTGATAAGTGGATACAGAGACATTCACCAAGACTACCGCGATACCTATGGCGGTATCTTTTTGACTTCTCAACTCAACAATCCTGTCATTCTTGAGCAGATCATATCCACTCTTACACCGATTAACTTCACAAATTCCGCGATAGACATAAAAGGAGAAGCCTTTGAGTATTTCCTTGCCGAATACAATGCGGGAGAGAAAAGCGAACTTGGTCAACATTTTACACCGCGCCATATCACAACAATGATGGCGACCTTATTATCACCGCAAACCGGTGAAAAAATCCTCGATCCCTTTTGTGGCACTGGTGGGATGCTCATTTCCGTATACTCACATATAAGAATGGGGCTCAACACTGAAAACACAGATTTTAGTGACAAGCTACACGAATTGCAGGGCGAAACGCTCTATGGAAATGACATTAGTGGCGGGGCATCCAGTCTTGCCAAGATGAATATGATAATCTTAGGAGACGGACAAAGCAATATACAACGTACAGATAGTTTTGATAATTTAGAGCGTCACGTATACGACAAGGTTATCACAAATATCCCATTCAACCTCAAAGGCACAATTAACGTTCAACAAGTCCTTCCATTTGTAAAGGCAAGTGGAATGTCTCTCTCTGACTACAATAGTATGTGTGTTGTGAAATGCATTGAATCACTAAAGCCAGGTGGCTCGGCTGCTATCGTTCTGCCCCTCACCTTCTGTCATTCACCTGAATACAGACAAATCAGGGATTACATTGCAAGGAAAAGTAAAATAAGGGCGTGCATTCGGTTACCTGAAAAGACTTTTATTTCTTATACTGCTGCACAGACCGCAATTCTGATTGTTGACGATGCCCATAGACGACAAACGAGTGATTTCAGCTATATCCATCTGAAATCTGACGGTATGTCGCAAGATAAAAAGCGAGAACCTGTCCCTGAAAATGATATGCGCGACTTGTTGGAATACATATCAGAAAATCGGATACATGAAACACCAGGCGCAGTTCAGATGCGATATAGTAATGCCGGGAGTTTCTTGGAATTTCAACAATTGTTTGGTACAAATGAAAATGTTTGGAAATTAGAGGAACTTCTAATTCTAAAAGATGCCAAACATGGTCTTGAATCTGATAAATTGTATGCTGAACCTGGACTTGACAGCCAATCTAACCTTGTCCGTGTCAAAGGAAATCTGCGTTTGGGGAGGAATATCAAAGCAGAGAAAGTTATCGCTGAAGAAGGTGACTTGATTATCGGCACCCTGCACACAAATAACGGGAACGGTTTGTTTGCTGTAGCGGATCGCGAGTATATCTGCACTTCGCAGATTGTAGCCACAATCCGCGCGGAAGTAGTACCTCCTGAATATCTTATACAAGCACTCCGTACGGAGTTTCCCAGACAACTTATTCCTACAGACTTGGTAGGACGTGAAAACTTTACCACTAAGCAGATTCTAAATGTGCTTATACCGAAACCTGATACAAAGGAATTAGCAGAGATGTATAGTGTGCAAAAGAGTATAGAAAAATTAAAATCACGGTTGGACGAAAACAAGCAAAAAATTGGTGAACTTTTGGACAAAATCTCGTAA
- a CDS encoding MoxR family ATPase, whose translation MPATEEVQAIEELMESQELILAQLKKVIVGQEEVINQMLMALFAGGHCLLEGVPGLAKTLIIRTLAQILNLKFKRIQFTPDLMPADITGTDVLEEDRTTGHRTIRFIQGPIFANILLADEINRTPPKTQAALLEAMQEYNVTAGGNEYELERPFFVLATQNPIEQEGTYPLPEAQLDRFMFKIVIDYPTEVEETDIVSTTTGAEIPELETTLSGHTIVALHNIVRRVPAADNVVQYAVKIARATRPKEEDAPDFIQQWVRWGAGPRAGQYLILGAKARAILRGRYNASCEDVKSVAPSVLRHRVLTNFHAEAEGIDSDTVIQRLLDTVKEPAAQL comes from the coding sequence ATGCCAGCAACAGAAGAAGTTCAAGCGATAGAAGAATTGATGGAAAGCCAAGAATTGATCTTGGCACAACTCAAAAAAGTAATAGTTGGGCAAGAGGAAGTTATCAATCAGATGTTGATGGCACTTTTTGCTGGCGGGCACTGCTTGTTAGAAGGGGTACCCGGACTCGCCAAAACCCTTATAATTCGGACTTTGGCGCAAATTCTGAACTTAAAATTCAAGCGAATCCAGTTCACCCCAGACCTGATGCCTGCCGACATCACCGGCACCGATGTGCTTGAGGAAGACCGAACAACAGGACATCGGACGATTCGGTTCATCCAAGGACCGATTTTCGCGAACATCCTCCTCGCCGATGAGATTAACCGGACACCCCCGAAAACACAAGCCGCGCTCTTGGAAGCCATGCAAGAATATAACGTCACCGCTGGCGGTAATGAATACGAATTGGAACGCCCCTTTTTTGTACTCGCCACACAGAATCCGATTGAGCAAGAGGGAACATATCCGCTCCCAGAGGCGCAATTGGATCGGTTCATGTTCAAAATTGTCATCGACTATCCGACAGAGGTAGAAGAGACAGACATCGTTTCAACAACGACCGGGGCGGAGATACCTGAACTTGAAACCACGCTCTCTGGACACACTATCGTAGCACTCCATAATATTGTGAGGCGTGTACCCGCTGCCGACAACGTCGTACAATACGCCGTGAAAATCGCGCGTGCGACGCGTCCGAAAGAAGAAGATGCCCCCGATTTCATCCAACAATGGGTCCGATGGGGCGCAGGACCCCGTGCTGGGCAGTATCTCATTTTAGGTGCGAAAGCCCGAGCCATCCTACGTGGACGCTACAACGCTTCCTGTGAAGATGTGAAGTCTGTCGCGCCTTCGGTTCTACGCCATCGTGTCCTAACCAATTTCCATGCTGAAGCTGAAGGCATTGACTCCGACACCGTCATCCAACGTTTGCTTGACACGGTTAAAGAACCGGCTGCGCAGTTGTAG
- a CDS encoding glycosyltransferase family 2 protein: MGKEDTIQTVSVIIPALNEEDAIAKVIADIPRTVRTLDEQHEATVQEIIVVDNGCTDNTAAIAQQRGARIVVEPRRGYGYACLAGIAALATAAPDIVVFLDGDYSDYPADMPHLLSPILEGEASLVIGARSAGGAREALLPQARFGNWLACFLIRRFFGVRYTDLGPFRAIRYAELLGLNMQDKTFGWTVEMQLKAAKQGIPACEVPIRYRKRIGTSKITGTFTGTLKAGYKILTTLFYHRFLT, from the coding sequence TTGGGAAAGGAGGACACCATACAGACCGTTTCTGTTATTATTCCAGCCCTTAATGAAGAGGATGCCATCGCCAAAGTCATCGCCGATATTCCAAGAACCGTGCGGACGCTTGATGAGCAGCACGAAGCCACGGTACAGGAAATTATCGTCGTTGACAACGGCTGTACCGACAATACCGCTGCAATCGCACAACAGCGTGGTGCAAGGATTGTGGTTGAACCTCGGCGGGGATATGGATATGCCTGTCTCGCCGGGATTGCTGCGCTTGCGACAGCAGCACCTGATATCGTGGTTTTCCTTGATGGCGACTATAGCGACTATCCTGCTGATATGCCCCACCTCTTGTCCCCTATACTTGAGGGTGAAGCCTCTCTCGTCATCGGCGCGAGAAGTGCCGGTGGTGCACGGGAAGCGTTGTTACCGCAAGCGCGCTTCGGCAATTGGCTTGCCTGTTTCTTGATACGGCGTTTCTTTGGCGTTCGCTATACGGATTTGGGTCCCTTTCGAGCGATCCGATACGCTGAATTGCTGGGTCTGAACATGCAGGATAAAACCTTCGGGTGGACGGTTGAGATGCAACTCAAAGCCGCGAAACAGGGAATCCCCGCGTGTGAAGTCCCTATCCGTTATCGAAAACGGATCGGCACGTCTAAAATTACTGGCACATTCACCGGCACCCTCAAGGCAGGCTACAAGATACTCACCACCCTTTTTTATCACCGTTTCTTGACGTAG
- a CDS encoding DUF3857 domain-containing protein, whose amino-acid sequence MRQVFILILAVCLISTTAFAADYVLIVGGAAGEKSFYDAFWSATSRFHELLTDEYGYTPEQITFLFEDMGDSEKQGLVDAESKRDQVLAAFDQFTKTLQPSDRFLLFMLGHASRTGRGAPKFNLMGRDITEAEYVMLINSVPAENQILIFGFPYSGRLVPQLSKSGRIIITSSSPNEGYSLQAGFGDVFVDAFSTADSDTNSDGDVSILEAFLLLQERTEAWYTQDGSIQSEHPHLDDNGDRNATRNLTIAPETPLDGTDDGTLAEKTFLGTRRSVLESAPPPPEPEVLADASPPVLPEVHEHEHPETPVASRNSENRRSSLPYDFISEADEKTIREAVDMAPSQEDYPEDGAVVLWESVDVDIDEKSRYIYSTRRVVKIFNENGTDLAEVSIPYMRGKDDVTIHHARTLTPDGRRVELDLSKIIADVPPPSAVEAGLDVDARLMYFTLPAITDGCIIDYAYSTNNIGHVMRGEFWRKVYFQGPQPVQYYRFTVHIPKKKHLYYQVSGAPVAPVGLESSVSFLDIEPTITENNYIRTYTFEVQDIPPLKEEYLMPAPQDLAYSISISSIDSWDKLVTWYATLIREQDTITPAIEEKTKQLLRGAWSRKEKVKRLYEYVATNIRYLGYELGIWAIKPYPADFVLKVSAGDCKDKTTLLSTMLSSAGINSYPVLISAGDTRGVNAHLPDGGSEVKAVPSLAYFNHMILAVEGDKDDEFIWLDPTAETCPFGDFPSGDQDRWTLIINPRFLTENEASNDDTASNGMENRLYLFQKSPSLDATSNLKRVHTDVEVKKDMSVSVRQELTVTGSFNMKLRSQLSHFETNEEKIEFFHKALELDDRAKVTDIKVHGLSELQGELKVELTWTCKEYLYAIGSQFVLELPIVKHPYAELLSEERRRYPAAIGKALSLEDKVSVSTEAPFRINTVPEEQTLKTEVAEIQLRYTQSKRKAEMNQTIRFLTPNVKPEDILHLKDVVRIASNRGPKRFILTQEF is encoded by the coding sequence TATTCTTATCCTTGCAGTTTGTTTAATTTCTACAACAGCATTTGCAGCAGATTATGTGCTAATCGTCGGCGGTGCTGCCGGTGAGAAGTCCTTTTACGATGCATTCTGGAGTGCCACCTCCCGGTTCCACGAACTACTCACCGATGAATACGGCTATACGCCAGAGCAGATCACTTTCCTCTTTGAGGATATGGGTGATTCGGAGAAACAGGGACTTGTTGACGCGGAATCAAAGCGCGATCAAGTTTTGGCAGCATTCGATCAATTCACCAAGACCCTTCAACCGTCAGATCGGTTCCTGCTCTTCATGCTTGGGCACGCATCTCGCACTGGCAGAGGAGCTCCCAAGTTTAATTTGATGGGGCGGGATATTACTGAAGCAGAATATGTAATGCTCATCAACAGTGTTCCCGCCGAGAATCAGATTTTAATCTTCGGTTTTCCTTATAGCGGCAGGCTTGTGCCGCAGCTCAGTAAGTCGGGACGCATCATTATTACCTCAAGCTCACCAAATGAGGGTTATTCACTACAGGCGGGGTTCGGCGATGTTTTTGTTGATGCGTTTTCCACCGCCGATAGCGATACAAACAGCGATGGCGATGTCTCCATCTTAGAAGCGTTTCTACTGCTACAGGAGCGAACAGAAGCGTGGTATACGCAAGACGGAAGTATTCAGTCCGAACATCCCCACCTTGACGATAACGGTGACAGAAACGCCACTCGAAACCTAACAATTGCACCTGAGACACCACTTGACGGGACGGATGATGGCACACTCGCTGAGAAAACATTCTTAGGGACACGTCGCTCTGTCTTAGAAAGCGCACCGCCTCCGCCCGAACCTGAAGTTCTCGCCGATGCGTCGCCCCCTGTACTTCCTGAAGTGCATGAACACGAACATCCAGAGACACCAGTTGCATCCCGAAACTCTGAGAATCGTAGGTCGTCTCTACCTTACGATTTTATCAGCGAGGCAGACGAGAAAACAATTCGCGAAGCCGTTGATATGGCACCCTCTCAAGAAGACTATCCAGAGGACGGGGCTGTTGTTCTTTGGGAGAGCGTTGACGTTGACATTGATGAAAAAAGTCGTTATATCTATTCCACACGGCGCGTTGTCAAAATCTTTAATGAGAACGGCACAGACCTTGCCGAAGTCAGCATCCCCTATATGCGTGGGAAAGACGATGTTACTATCCATCATGCCCGAACACTTACCCCTGACGGTAGACGTGTTGAACTCGATTTAAGCAAAATCATAGCGGATGTCCCACCACCGAGTGCCGTGGAGGCGGGGTTAGATGTCGATGCGCGTCTGATGTATTTCACGCTCCCGGCGATCACTGACGGTTGTATTATAGACTACGCTTATTCGACGAACAACATTGGGCACGTCATGAGAGGTGAGTTCTGGCGCAAGGTCTATTTTCAAGGACCGCAGCCAGTGCAATACTATCGGTTCACTGTACATATCCCGAAGAAGAAACATCTCTATTATCAGGTTTCGGGGGCACCGGTGGCTCCCGTAGGCTTGGAATCAAGCGTCTCCTTTCTCGATATCGAACCCACAATTACGGAAAATAACTATATCCGCACCTATACCTTTGAAGTTCAAGACATCCCCCCGTTAAAAGAGGAATACCTGATGCCCGCGCCGCAGGACCTCGCCTACAGCATTAGTATCTCCTCAATTGACTCTTGGGACAAACTCGTGACGTGGTATGCGACACTGATTCGGGAACAGGATACCATTACACCGGCTATTGAGGAAAAGACGAAGCAACTGCTTCGAGGTGCCTGGTCCCGAAAGGAGAAGGTGAAGCGGCTTTATGAATACGTCGCGACGAACATCCGTTACCTCGGTTATGAACTCGGAATTTGGGCGATTAAACCGTATCCAGCTGACTTTGTTTTGAAAGTTAGCGCGGGGGATTGTAAAGACAAAACGACGCTCCTTTCCACGATGCTTTCATCTGCCGGTATTAATTCCTATCCTGTTCTCATTTCCGCTGGTGATACGCGGGGTGTTAACGCCCACCTTCCGGACGGTGGCTCAGAGGTCAAAGCGGTGCCTTCTCTTGCCTACTTCAATCACATGATTCTTGCCGTCGAAGGCGACAAAGACGATGAATTCATCTGGCTCGATCCAACAGCGGAAACCTGTCCGTTTGGCGATTTTCCTTCCGGGGACCAAGACAGGTGGACACTCATCATCAACCCGCGGTTTCTAACAGAAAATGAGGCATCAAACGATGATACAGCGTCCAATGGTATGGAGAACAGACTTTACCTATTTCAGAAGAGTCCTTCCCTCGATGCAACCTCGAATTTGAAACGGGTTCATACCGATGTAGAAGTGAAAAAAGATATGAGTGTCTCTGTTCGCCAAGAACTAACGGTCACCGGCAGTTTCAACATGAAACTTCGGAGTCAGCTCTCACATTTTGAGACCAACGAGGAGAAAATAGAATTCTTTCACAAAGCATTGGAATTAGATGACCGCGCCAAAGTAACGGATATCAAAGTCCACGGACTTTCCGAGCTGCAAGGCGAGTTGAAGGTTGAACTCACATGGACCTGTAAGGAATATTTGTATGCGATCGGCAGCCAATTCGTACTTGAGTTGCCGATTGTTAAGCACCCGTACGCGGAATTGTTGAGCGAGGAACGCCGAAGGTACCCCGCTGCTATCGGGAAGGCACTGTCCCTTGAAGATAAAGTCAGCGTCAGTACAGAAGCACCCTTCAGAATCAATACCGTTCCTGAAGAACAGACACTGAAAACCGAAGTCGCGGAAATTCAACTCCGCTACACCCAATCCAAACGCAAAGCCGAAATGAATCAGACGATCCGTTTCCTGACTCCGAACGTCAAGCCGGAGGACATCCTGCATCTCAAAGATGTTGTCAGAATCGCCTCAAACCGAGGACCGAAACGGTTCATATTGACACAAGAGTTTTAA